ACTTTCTACCGCCCTTTCACGAGGTCATGAAGGCGTTCTACAATGAAGGGCCACGCCTGTTGCAATCCGCAGCTGTCACGGCGCAGTTTGGCCTGAGTGGCTTCCTCATCGCCGTCGTGCTCGGTGTGCTGCTCTCGATCGGACTCAGTGCTTCCCGCCTGGTTCGCCAGGCCATCTACCCTTGGATCCTGCTCATCCAGATGACACCAGTGGTTATTTTTGCTCCCATTATTGTGCTGTGGTTCGACTATGGTGCCGCCTCGGTTGTCACCATCACCTTCATCACCAGTTTTTTCCCGATTGTAGCCAATACCACACTCGGACTGATTTCCACCGATCCCAACCTGATCGACTGCTTCAAAGTGTATCGCGCCTCACCGCTTCAGACCCTCTTCCTGCTTCGCCTGCCCCATGCACTTCCGCAGATG
Above is a window of Puniceicoccaceae bacterium DNA encoding:
- a CDS encoding ABC transporter permease, which translates into the protein MNPPNHSHPLVNRVLLPLSSGLLVIAIWYGAIALFDINPYFLPPFHEVMKAFYNEGPRLLQSAAVTAQFGLSGFLIAVVLGVLLSIGLSASRLVRQAIYPWILLIQMTPVVIFAPIIVLWFDYGAASVVTITFITSFFPIVANTTLGLISTDPNLIDCFKVYRASPLQTLFLLRLPHALPQMINGIKIAATLIPIGAVFGEFFVGSFQAGRGGLGLLVFIYNKETLIPELFAVGLTACLLGLIIVTTVQILNWWLLHKWHDSFANSNRA